One genomic region from Rosa rugosa chromosome 1, drRosRugo1.1, whole genome shotgun sequence encodes:
- the LOC133727313 gene encoding uncharacterized protein LOC133727313 produces MAKMWGIFREYGPPGEIPENLYTMEIFHGGYFDKKLDGTWKYKVPKFNKLGGKIYLDGLDPDLISWVEMNNIAHALGYREKPISYHFKIPRTPPNEGFIQIKSDGDAIEMVKMIPLKKRQITVYITGGGPRKKEEAYAEFALPPDEDFANPLNNQTLREKERAFFEANLMASRLYSERYGVNAVGGSARVNAEVEAEIIDLANDSGSAGNIVGEDRSGVNVEGGPSQSTFAGLSDIVPDIMGSQACVGQGEVGQGGNTAIRHGHMGNLQPPKAKPRRVKHTAKRLWPTSARNALNKKLEDIEKRAREDGEKREREEFERAEREAVEFRESQASAAVSVEEVEQREREKAEKKEREAAEQKAREEAKLREREASEKRARDALAVRQQLVAELEKRQAEKQKSKAVGKQTSKAAQNKGKEPIHHKAKSNRKGKKPREPRYNTRHKGQKKFEAQVEEDDDSSDGSDFYVDSDYDIENDECDDVQFEENVTEPRVVPEYEEMGFTGYCSEEAVDSDDLQSLSGSESEEDGDGNPIPKRRKKGLRVRPWIRLVDLKNPKFRLGLAFPNSAQLKEAVRECAIRNQLGLWFEKNSKKKIEVNCQSDCPFRLYASPSKGEGDTLIIKTLNNKHTCSPVETSHFLTYRRIAQEVAEDLMVDENWSRKGIHNHIEKKYKLDVGVQTITRAKRAAKRMNEGHYIDQYNMLAAYRKELLRSNPGSTIDIKTQMDGPVRRFHRMYICFAACKEGWMRGCRPIVCLDGCHVKGQHPGQLLTAVGIDANNGMFPVAYALCEVENQETWTWFLDYLKCDLRMERDSSYVFMTDKQKGLGNAIANLFPNAEHRHCVRHLYNNFKSKHPGEGLKQLVWNAARSSTQVWYNKHMDALRELDEDAWLWFQDKSPAQWLRAFFRDESKCDILLNNMCESFNSAILPARDKPILTMLEKIRMDVMVRNANRRVACEKWKDLVGPRIKKIIDKIGQRATQYRAHRSGEFIFQIIGTGEGGSKHAVDLGLHTCTCKRWQLSGIPCVHAICAIRFKKQEAALYCDDYLMPSSYMEAYNPIIYPIAGEDDWELVDYPIAPPPYKQQAGRPKMKRHKEPGEKENIHHHLLLKKGNSLKLGLRCPAK; encoded by the exons ATGGCGAAGATGTGGGGGATATTTAGGGAGTATGGACCACCAGGCGAAA ttCCAGAAAACTTGTATACAATGGAGATTTTTCATGGTGGTTATTTTGACAAGAAGTTGGATGGCACATGGAAGTATAAGGTTCCCAAGTTTAACAAGTTGGGGGGGAAGATATACCTTGATGGTCTAGATCCTGATTTGATCTCATGGGTGGAGATGAATAATATTGCTCATGCATTAGGGTACAGGGAGAAGCCAATCTCTTACCACTTCAAGATACCTCGGACACCACCCAATGAAGGATTCATACAGATCAAGAGTGATGGAGATGCCATAGAGATGGTGAAGATGATACCATTGAAGAAGAGGCAGATAACTGTGTACATTACAGGTGGGGGTCctaggaaaaaagaagaagcatatGCTGAGTTTGCATTGCCACCCGATGAAGATTTTGCCAATCCTTTGAACAATCAGACTTTAAGAGAGAAGGAAAGGGCTTTTTTTGAAGCAAACTTGATGGCTAGCCGGTTATATAGTGAACGATATGGAGTAAATGCAGTTGGTGGCTCAGCTAGAGTAAAtgcagaagtagaggcagaaatTATTGATCTTGCAAATGATAGTGGTTCTGCTGGCAATATTGTGGGTGAGGATAGGAGTGGAGTAAATGTGGAAGGTGGACCAAGTCAGTCCACTTTTGCTGGTTTATCTGATATTGTACCAGACATCATGGGTTCACAAGCATGTGTCGGCCAAGGTGAGGTGGGGCAGGGTGGTAATACAGCAATAAGACATGGGCATATGGGTAACTTGCAGCCCCCTAAAGCCAAACCTAGAAGGGTGAAACACACTGCTAAAAGATTGTGGCCTACATCTGCCAGGAATGCTTTGAACAAAAAACTAGAGGATATAGAGAAGAGGGCTAGAGAGGACGGTGAGAAAAGGGAAAGAGAGGAGTTTGAGAGAGCTGAGAGAGAGGCTGTCGAATTCAGAGAGAGTCAAGCTTCAGCTGCAGTTAGTGTTGAAGAAGTTGAGCAAAGGGAAAGagaaaaagcagaaaaaaaagaaagggagGCAGCTGAGCAGAAGGCAAGGGAAGAAGCAAAGCTAAGAGAAAGGGAGGCTTCTGAGAAGAGAGCAAGAGATGCATTGGCTGTGAGGCAACAGTTGGTTGCTGAATTAGAGAAGAGGCAAGCAGAGAAGCAAAAATCTAAGGCTGTTGGGAAGCAAACATCTAAGGCTGCACAAAACAAGGGGAAGGAGCCCATTCATCATAAGGCTAAGTCAAACAGAAAGGGGAAGAAGCCTAGAGAGCCAAGATATAACACAAGGCATAAAGGGCAGAAGAAGTTTGAAGCACAAGTTGAGGAGGATGACGATAGCAGTGATGGGTCTGACTTCTATGTTGATTCAGACTATGACATTGAGAATGATGAGTGTGATGATGTTCAATTTGAAGAAAATGTCACAGAGCCGAGAGTTGTACCAGAGTATGAAGAGATGGGTTTCACTGGCTACTGTTCTGAAGAAGCTGTAGATTCAGATGACTTGCAGAGCTTGAGTGGGAGTGAAtcagaagaggatggagatggGAATCCAATTCctaagaggaggaagaaggggtTAAGGGTTAGACCTTGGATTAGGTTAGTAGATCTGAAAAATCCAAAGTTCAGGTTAGGTCTTGCATTTCCAAATTCTGCACAATTAAAGGAAGCTGTTAGGGAGTGTGCCATTAGAAACCAACTTGGGTTGTGGTTTGAGAAAAATTCCAAGAAGAAGATAGAGGTGAACTGTCAATCGGACTGTCCTTTTAGGTTGTATGCTAGCCCTTCCAAGGGTGAGGGTGATACACTCATAATCAAGACACTGAACAACAAGCATACCTGCTCTCCAGTTGAAACAAGTCATTTCTTGACTTACAGAAGAATAGCTCAAGAGGTTGCTGAGGATCTTATGGTTGATGAGAATTGGTCCAGGAAAGGGATCCACAATCATATTGAAAAGAAGTACAAGTTAGACGTTGGTGTGCAAACGATCACAAGAGCAAAAAGGGCAGCAAAGAGGATGAATGAAGGACACTATATTGATCAATACAACATGTTAGCTGCATACAGGAAGGAATTACTTAGGAGCAATCCTGGATCCACAATTGACATAAAGACGCAAATGGATGGTCCTGTAAGGAGGTTCCACAGGATGTACATCTGTTTTGCAGCATGCAAGGAGGGCTGGATGAGGGGTTGCAGGCCTATTGTTTGTTTGGATGGTTGCCATGTCAAAGGGCAGCATCCTGGACAGCTTCTAACTGCAGTTGGTATAGATGCAAATAATGGGATGTTCCCAGTTGCATATGCCTTGTGTGAGGTTGAGAACCAAGAGACATGGACCTGGTTCCTTGACTATCTGAAATGTGATCTAAGAATGGAAAGGGATAGTAGCTATGTGTTTATGACAGATAAACAGAAGGGGCTGGGAAATGCAATTGCTA ATTTGTTCCCCAATGCTGAGCATAGGCACTGTGTTAGGCATCTCTACAATAATTTCAAGTCAAAACATCCAGGAGAAGGCCTCAAGCAGTTGGTTTGGAATGCAGCTCGTTCTAGTACTCAAGTTTGGTATAACAAACACATGGATGCCTTGAGGGAGCTAGATGAGGATGCCTGGCTGTGGTTTCAAGACAAGAGTCCAGCACAATGGTTAAGGGCCTTTTTCAGAGATGAATCTAAGTGTGACATTTTGCTGAACAATATGTGTGAGTCTTTTAATTCAGCTATTCTACCTGCTAGGGATAAGCCTATATTGACTATGTTGGAGAAGATTAGGATGGACGTGATGGTTAGGAATGCAAATAGAAGGGTGGCATGTGAGAAGTGGAAGGACTTGGTTGGTCCTAGGATAAAGAAGATAATTGATAAGATAGGGCAGAGAGCTACACAATACCGAGCACATAGAAGTGGGGAGTTTATTTTTCAAATAATTGGAACTGGTGAGGGAGGCAGCAAGCATGCTGTGGATTTGGGACTCCACACTTGCACATGCAAGAGGTGGCAGCTTAGTGGGATCCCTTGTGTGCATGCAATTTGTGCAATCAGATTCAAGAAACAGGAAGCAGCCTTGTATTGTGATGATTACCTCATGCCTAGCTCATATATGGAGGCCTATAACCCCATCATTTATCCCATTGCAGGGGAGGATGATTGGGAACTTGTTGACTATCCCATTGCACCTCCACCTTACAAGCAGCAAGCTGGAAGACCTAAGATGAAGAGGCATAAAGAACCAGGAGAGAAAGAAAACATCCACCACCACCTGCTCCTAAAG